One genomic region from Dermacentor variabilis isolate Ectoservices chromosome 6, ASM5094787v1, whole genome shotgun sequence encodes:
- the LOC142586073 gene encoding arylamine N-acetyltransferase-like yields the protein MDQLTAQQTAAYLARLGVPEGEPITANLNTLGNLVEAHLQRVTFENIDALLGRTIALDVNSLFAKIVERGRGGYCFELNSLFARLLQALGYRLRLRMARVHWGLPREAPMPLQQHVVLVVELAEGDHLVDVGFGSANPYFPLPLNETEGSHPYRLRMLGAEEDCEPGTLELCIRGRDEWIRMYRIEPRDQRWRDCAPLNWYTCTHPESVMRRVLMMGRSDGEAWLSLFNGRYRRRLRRSGCDAVEKRDIRDVDELLRLMQNEFRLRLCSEKDLDSLRARLATLVVEELQF from the coding sequence ATGGATCAACTGACTGCGCAGCAAACGGCTGCGTACTTGGCTCGACTCGGTGTTCCCGAGGGAGAGCCCATCACCGCAAACCTCAACACGCTTGGAAATCTCGTAGAAGCGCACCTGCAACGTGTGACCTTCGAGAACATCGACGCGTTGCTGGGCCGAACAATTGCGCTCGATGTCAACTCGCTGTTCGCCAAAATTGTCGAACGCGGACGCGGCGGCTACTGCTTCGAGCTCAACTCCCTGTTCGCCCGTCTTCTCCAGGCACTGGGCTACCGACTTCGTCTCCGCATGGCTCGCGTTCACTGGGGTCTTCCTCGGGAAGCACCGATGCCGCTGCAGCAGCACGTCGTACTCGTAGTGGAGCTCGCCGAGGGCGACCACCTCGTCGATGTCGGATTCGGTTCGGCCAACCCGTACTTTCCTCTGCCCCTGAATGAAACAGAAGGGAGCCACCCGTACAGGCTACGGATGCTGGGCGCTGAAGAAGACTGCGAACCGGGTACTCTGGAACTTTGCATCCGAGGCCGCGATGAGTGGATACGGATGTACCGCATCGAACCCCGTGATCAGCGTTGGCGCGACTGCGCGCCGCTCAACTGGTACACGTGCACACATCCCGAGTCCGTAATGCGACGTGTGCTCATGATGGGTCGCAGTGACGGGGAAGCGTGGCTAAGCTTGTTCAACGGTCGGTACAGGCGCCGCCTGCGTCGCTCTGGTTGCGACGCCGTGGAGAAACGGGATATCAGGGACGTCGACGAATTGCTTCGCCTGATGCAGAACGAGTTCCGCCTTCGCCTGTGTTCTGAGAAAGACTTGGATTCCCTGCGCGCTCGCTTGGCAACGCTTGTGGTAGAGGAACTTCAATTTTGA